CTGTCCAGGGCCGCCTGGCCCTCCGTCACCCCCAGCAGCATCACCGCGCCCTGGAAGGCCGGCACCGAGAACAGGCCGAAGCCCTCCTCGGGGTCCACCGGGGTGGCCTCCCCCTTCAGGCTCCGCAGCGCCAGGGGCAGCAGCGGCATCTCCTCGATCTGCCTGCGCGCCATGTCCTGGCCCACGAAGCGCTCGAAGAAGTCCACCAGCGGCTCCACCGAGCCGCGCAGCCGGGGCATGTAGATGGCCACCGTGGCGTCCTCGGGGATGGCGCGCAGCAGCGGCCGGGGCACCACGGTGAGCTGCGCGCGGCCGACCTCCGTCGTGCCATCGAGCGCCCGCACCGCGTACGCGCCCGAGCGCGCGAAGGCGTGGGAGACGCGGGGGCCCTTCTGGGTGGGCGTGCCGTCCCCGAAATCCCAGGTGACGTCCGGCGCGCCCTCCTGGGCCGAGCCGAACTCCACCGGTACTCCAGCCTCCACCGTGCGGTCCGGCCCCAGCTCGGGCTTGACCGCGCGGTGGCAGCCAGCGGCCAGCAGGCCCCCGGCCACCACGGAGAGGACGAACAGCGGGACTTTCAGGGACAGGCTTGGGGAAGACCGCATGGAGCGGTCTAGTAGTCCAAGGCCAGCCCGAACATCCAGTGTCGGCTGGAGAGAACCAGCCCGGGACTGCCGAAGTTGTTCACTTCAGCGTAGGTCCACTCGGCGAAGAAGTAGCTGTGGTTGACGCCGATGTCCGAGTCGAAGTCCCGGGCCAGGCGCGGCTCCAGCACGTCCAGCAGGAACGAGACGCCCGCCGTGAAGCCGTAGCCCCACCGGCCGCCCTTGCCCGAGCGGCCGCTCAGCTCCTGCGTCTCCCCGCCCTTCTCGATCCACCAGGGCATGTAGATGAGCCCCAGCTTGCCGTAGGGCACCAGCGGCACGCCCCAGCGGAAGGCCGCGTAGTCGAACTTGTAGAGGGCGTTGAGCTTGAGCGGCACCACCTTGAGCGCCGTCTTCTCCTCGGCCGGATCGCCGTCGTCGGTGAGGGTGTCGGCGTACTTCTCCGCGTAGCCCGCCGAGAAGCCCACGCCCGCCGTGCCGAAGCCCTGGTAGAAGTAGCGCTGCAGCTCCAGCTCGAAGAGCAGCAGCGACGCGTCACCGAACGTGTCCTTGTAGGGCTCGCCGTCCAGGCCCTCCTCGGTGTCGATGCGCGGCTTGTAACCACCCAGCTTGAACTCCACCGCGCCCGTGCGGGGGGAACCCACGGGCGCGCGGGGCGCGTCGGAGACCTCCAGCGCCTGGCTCGGCAGCGCGCCCAGAAGCGCGATGACGCCGAGAGCCACTGCTCGACTCATGACCGGTTTCTCCTTGAAGACAGCCAGAACCCCAGGGCGACCAGCACCCAACCACTCGCGAGACCTCCCGCCGCCGCGCCACACCCTCCCATCTCCTGCCCCTTGGCTTCCACATATCTGTCGAAGAAACCCAGGGTGTGGATCGGCGTGCCCTCCTGGGCCTCCGATGCCGCACTCTCGTTGTCCGCCGCATCCACCGCCGTCGCGGTGAGGCGGTATGTCACACCGTTCTCCAGGTTCTCCACCTTGAACAGCGACTGATCCGAGGACTGGCGCAGATCCCGACCGCCGGAGCCGTCCGTCCGCTCGATGTGGAGCTTGAGCTCGCTGGTGTCATCCGGGACGGTGACGCGCACGGACAGGGCCCCGTCCAGCGGAGAGATCCGCTCGATGGAGGGAGCCTCCGGAGGCTGGGCATCGTACGTCACGTCCACGTCGTCCTTCTGGTAGTTCTTGGAGTTGGACGAGCAGTCGCCGCTCAGGCCACCCGCGATCGGGATGGAGGCGCACAGCTTGTACTCCACCTGCCGGCCCTCGGCGGGGCACTGCGTCTCTCCGCCCTTGAAGAGCGGGAGCTCCCCCACCTCGAAGGACACCGTGCCGGAGCGGTTGGTCAGCACCTGCTCCTTGGCCACGCTGTCCACCAGCGTCGTGCCACTGGGCGGCTCATCCGAGCAGGTCTCCGCGATCCAGAACTTCAGATCGTCACAGACGAGCGTGGTGATGCCGTGGGCCCAGTTGACCGTGCGAGTCAAATCGCAGGGCCCCTTGGGCACGCGCAGCTCGTCGTCGTTGTTGGGCAGGGACAGCTGCAACGCGGTCTGGCTCCAGGCCGTGGTTGCAGTCAGCGTGAGGGCTATCAGCAGGGAACGCATGGACGGAGATGAACCTAGCAAGTGGGGGGCCAGCTGAAACGGGGGGTCGCGCCCTTCATTCCCAGAGGGAACGCCCCCGCCATTCCGCCAAATGGGCAAGCCCGGCCTGGGGCGTGTGCCAAATTGTCAGGCGGGACGCTGGAGCAGCCGCAGCCCGGCCTCCACCAGGTTGAGCGCCCCGCCTCGGCCGGCGTTGTCCACCACGGCGAAGAGGGTGAGCCACTCGGGTGCCTGGGGAAAGGTGCGCAACCTGCCGACGTGGACCGTTGGATCCCCCGCCACGAGCATGGGCATGGGGTAGACCTTCTCGCCGGGCGCATCCAGCACCTTGAGCGCGGGGGACGTCTTGAGCGCGGCGCGGGCCTGCTCCACGGGTGCGGGCACCTTGAGCTGCACGTGCAGGCTCAGCCCGTGGCCGTAGAAGGTGGGCACCTGCACGGCGGTGCCGGCGATGACGGGCGTCTCTCCCCGGGCGCCGAACAGCCGCGCCGCCTCGAGCGTCCAGCCCGCCTCCTCCTCCGTCCAAGGCGAGTTGGCCATGAAGGGGCCCACCTGCGGCACCAGGTTGAAGCCGACGCGCTGGGGGAAGGCATGGGCCTCGGGCTCTCGGCCGGAGAGCAGGCCGGCGGTCTGCTTCTCCAGCTCGTTCACCCCCGTCACGCCCGCCGAGGACACGCCCATCATCGCCGTCACCTGGACCCGGACGACGCCGCCAAATGCCTTCTGCAGCGGCGCGACGATGGAGACGAGGGCGCTGGACACCGCGGACGGCAGGCTGACGACGCGGCCCTTGAAGGTGGCGCCCAGCACCTCGGGGTTGAAGGTGGGCAGCACCAGGGGGACGTTGCCGTCCGCGCGGAAGGCGGAGCTGGCGTCCACCACCCAGGCGCCCGCGGCCTGGGCGATGGGCGCCAGCGTGCGGGACGCGCTCGCCGGGGTGGCCAGCAGCGCCAGGCCCACGCCTCGGAAAGCCTCAGGGGTGGCCTTCTCCACCTCCAGCGTGTCCTCGCCGTACTCCAGCTCGACGGCCTCGGAGCGCTCGGAGGCCAGGACGGTGAGCCGCTCGGAGGACACGCCCTGATCGAGCAGCGCGGAGAGCACCTCGCGACCCACCACTCCGGTGGCTCCCACCACGGCGATCCGTACGTTCTCGTTCATGGCGCGTCCCTTTACGCCAGCCCGGCCCCATCCTCAATCGGGCTAACAGGCCAGCCCACCCATGATCATGGGGAAGCGCGAATTCATCCAGGCACGCCAGGCGGGCTCGGCGCGGGCAACGGCGGCGGGCGCCTGCTCACCGTACAGATAGAGCTGGACGACGATCTGCACCTGCTCCCCCATGGGAAAGGCTCCCAGGGTGGCGACTCCAAGGGCTGGCGAGTCGATCCGGAGCACGAGCCCACGAATCTGCGGGTTCGTCTCGACGCTCTCGACGCTCCCGGCGAGGGGCGGTGCTTCGGGAAGCGCGCTCGTCCGCTGTCCCTGGGCGGCGTTCGCGAGCCCCAGCGGGCCCGTCAGCTTCTCCCATGCCTCGGCCAGGGCCTCCGGGCTGGTGCCCATCAACGACAGGATCGAGCAGGGCTGGCCACGGAAGTGCGCGAGGTACAGGCGCAGGATGCGGAAGAAGCCAGGCCAGCCGGCCTCGATGCTGTTGAGCTGATCGTCCCAGTCATCGGTGCTCGCGAAGAGGCTGTGGACGACCCGCACGACACAGGTGTCGCCGGAGCGGGCCTCGACGATCCACTCGGTGGCGATCGACGGAGCGTTGGGCCCCATAGCTTCGCCCTCGGCAACGAACCGGTGGGGTGCCTCCCAGACCGTCACGGTGGCCTTGGCGTCCATGCCCGGGCCGAAGTGCGAGACGACGGCGCCGCCCACCCGCCCTTCGACTTCGCTCGGGACGAACCAGGCCGAGATGCCGGG
Above is a window of Hyalangium gracile DNA encoding:
- a CDS encoding MXAN_2562 family outer membrane beta-barrel protein — translated: MSRAVALGVIALLGALPSQALEVSDAPRAPVGSPRTGAVEFKLGGYKPRIDTEEGLDGEPYKDTFGDASLLLFELELQRYFYQGFGTAGVGFSAGYAEKYADTLTDDGDPAEEKTALKVVPLKLNALYKFDYAAFRWGVPLVPYGKLGLIYMPWWIEKGGETQELSGRSGKGGRWGYGFTAGVSFLLDVLEPRLARDFDSDIGVNHSYFFAEWTYAEVNNFGSPGLVLSSRHWMFGLALDY
- a CDS encoding MXAN_2561 family MXYO-CTERM-anchored protein, with product MRSLLIALTLTATTAWSQTALQLSLPNNDDELRVPKGPCDLTRTVNWAHGITTLVCDDLKFWIAETCSDEPPSGTTLVDSVAKEQVLTNRSGTVSFEVGELPLFKGGETQCPAEGRQVEYKLCASIPIAGGLSGDCSSNSKNYQKDDVDVTYDAQPPEAPSIERISPLDGALSVRVTVPDDTSELKLHIERTDGSGGRDLRQSSDQSLFKVENLENGVTYRLTATAVDAADNESAASEAQEGTPIHTLGFFDRYVEAKGQEMGGCGAAAGGLASGWVLVALGFWLSSRRNRS
- a CDS encoding aspartate-semialdehyde dehydrogenase: MNENVRIAVVGATGVVGREVLSALLDQGVSSERLTVLASERSEAVELEYGEDTLEVEKATPEAFRGVGLALLATPASASRTLAPIAQAAGAWVVDASSAFRADGNVPLVLPTFNPEVLGATFKGRVVSLPSAVSSALVSIVAPLQKAFGGVVRVQVTAMMGVSSAGVTGVNELEKQTAGLLSGREPEAHAFPQRVGFNLVPQVGPFMANSPWTEEEAGWTLEAARLFGARGETPVIAGTAVQVPTFYGHGLSLHVQLKVPAPVEQARAALKTSPALKVLDAPGEKVYPMPMLVAGDPTVHVGRLRTFPQAPEWLTLFAVVDNAGRGGALNLVEAGLRLLQRPA
- a CDS encoding SRPBCC family protein; this encodes MTVKKEASGRRSVQVEVEVPGTPEQVWEAIATGPGISAWFVPSEVEGRVGGAVVSHFGPGMDAKATVTVWEAPHRFVAEGEAMGPNAPSIATEWIVEARSGDTCVVRVVHSLFASTDDWDDQLNSIEAGWPGFFRILRLYLAHFRGQPCSILSLMGTSPEALAEAWEKLTGPLGLANAAQGQRTSALPEAPPLAGSVESVETNPQIRGLVLRIDSPALGVATLGAFPMGEQVQIVVQLYLYGEQAPAAVARAEPAWRAWMNSRFPMIMGGLAC